A genomic segment from Syntrophotalea acetylenivorans encodes:
- the fliJ gene encoding flagellar export protein FliJ: protein MADNFKLQTVLNHRQRLENLAQQKLAESLRSETAMQHQVASQRATLNKMHQELTQRQQTGISVQDLQLFRLSINRHRKNLQKLIEQAEELHREVKNNRQLLSEAAQEKKLLENLKEKKEAEQKHQDNRRESAILDDIALRLGKHSL, encoded by the coding sequence ATGGCCGACAATTTCAAACTCCAGACCGTCCTCAACCACAGACAACGGCTTGAAAATCTGGCTCAACAAAAGCTGGCGGAATCACTGCGCAGCGAAACTGCCATGCAGCATCAGGTTGCCAGTCAACGCGCAACCCTGAATAAAATGCATCAGGAACTCACTCAACGCCAACAGACCGGGATCTCCGTACAGGACTTGCAGCTTTTTCGTCTAAGTATTAATCGTCATCGCAAAAACTTGCAGAAACTAATCGAACAGGCCGAAGAACTGCACCGGGAAGTGAAAAACAATCGCCAATTATTGTCCGAAGCTGCCCAGGAAAAAAAGCTGTTGGAAAACCTCAAAGAGAAAAAGGAGGCCGAGCAAAAACACCAGGACAATCGCCGAGAATCAGCCATTCTCGACGATATTGCCCTGAGGCTCGGAAAACATTCACTATGA
- a CDS encoding MotE family protein, with protein MNKFVIILTLLASVLVPSYQELHAETQSDLLPPAGPTSTVEERRIRSSIQKEVARLRQKEKKLEMKEMELKTLSREVDKKLAEMEKARIALTELLQEKRRLENEKAQALSKIYEKMDPAKAAQLLISLEKNLAVTIIEGMNSKKAGKVLNNVEPKIAASLSKSYASLEE; from the coding sequence ATGAACAAATTTGTCATCATTTTAACACTGCTGGCGTCAGTCCTGGTTCCTTCATACCAGGAACTTCACGCCGAAACGCAATCGGACTTGCTGCCGCCGGCAGGGCCAACTTCAACGGTGGAGGAACGCCGGATACGTTCCTCTATTCAAAAGGAAGTGGCCCGTCTCAGGCAGAAAGAGAAAAAACTTGAAATGAAGGAAATGGAGCTAAAGACCCTGAGTAGGGAAGTCGATAAGAAGTTGGCTGAAATGGAAAAGGCACGCATTGCCCTTACCGAACTGCTCCAGGAAAAACGACGATTGGAAAACGAGAAAGCTCAGGCTTTAAGCAAGATCTACGAGAAAATGGACCCGGCCAAAGCGGCCCAGTTGCTTATCAGCCTCGAGAAGAATTTGGCAGTCACTATTATTGAAGGAATGAACAGCAAAAAAGCTGGAAAAGTCCTGAATAATGTGGAGCCGAAAATAGCGGCAAGCTTAAGTAAATCCTACGCCAGCCTCGAGGAATAA
- a CDS encoding flagellar hook-length control protein FliK: MEMLNIPPAQPQTKPPAAPKGTTDKCENASFQNVLGKASKNAQKDPHNETVNATEDGATGVESTAQPGGEATKDSQPVVSAEGEEQTTEPSADDTTPVELVLGAVPSLPAEAVQAEPISKTSSGSTVAEDVNSVNTAPLLSEAPLQEVQTEAAWKNQVTPAANAAYDGAIQKAAVKDAAPFTEQPAASTDDTATKATQNQPTATETSPIAEKIVVDSVLRAGLAKRTASVDSRQKAAVSASAASAITQINPATTSEQTDLAANESGKKAGLMEGSLGSLLQEVRPLRDLSRGRQNASLNRSEIASIAISGEASAQVVAETQNEDSLPSFASKQENGFSVLQSDAATNGANSAINATTFESALNSGIHGSPTAQQGNQPLQAAPVESASIRLASGEFLSENQIVDQVLERISVERVGDQSRIVVKMNPEELGEVKLALTMEKDQLRAQLLTQNHQVQEILEKHLPKLHEALNQQGIKLEDIQVGVDSNRHSGREAFADHRQPDTFHRHQNAPTGSVNNDPVHTTASARSVSTEGLSLRI; the protein is encoded by the coding sequence ATGGAAATGCTGAATATTCCACCTGCGCAACCACAGACAAAGCCACCCGCCGCGCCCAAAGGCACAACGGATAAATGTGAGAACGCATCTTTTCAGAACGTTCTGGGCAAAGCCAGCAAAAACGCACAAAAAGATCCGCACAATGAGACTGTAAATGCAACGGAAGATGGAGCAACAGGGGTTGAAAGCACTGCACAACCCGGTGGCGAAGCGACAAAAGATTCTCAGCCGGTCGTTTCTGCTGAAGGTGAAGAACAAACAACAGAACCTTCGGCAGATGACACAACGCCGGTCGAGTTAGTCTTAGGTGCAGTACCAAGCCTTCCAGCGGAAGCGGTTCAAGCAGAACCGATCTCAAAAACCAGTAGCGGCTCAACAGTTGCTGAGGATGTAAATTCCGTGAACACGGCTCCGCTTCTATCGGAAGCCCCCTTGCAAGAAGTCCAAACGGAAGCTGCATGGAAAAATCAGGTAACGCCTGCAGCCAATGCAGCCTATGATGGGGCAATCCAGAAGGCGGCGGTAAAAGATGCGGCACCGTTCACAGAACAACCGGCAGCATCTACAGACGACACAGCGACAAAAGCAACACAGAATCAGCCGACAGCGACAGAGACATCGCCAATCGCAGAAAAAATTGTCGTTGACAGTGTCCTTCGCGCTGGCTTGGCCAAAAGGACAGCCTCAGTCGATTCCAGACAGAAGGCGGCAGTTTCGGCAAGCGCTGCATCGGCCATCACCCAGATCAACCCTGCAACAACGTCTGAACAAACCGACTTGGCAGCCAATGAAAGCGGTAAAAAGGCGGGTCTGATGGAAGGTAGCCTGGGAAGTCTTTTGCAAGAAGTCAGACCACTAAGAGATCTATCTCGCGGGCGACAAAATGCAAGCCTCAACCGCAGCGAAATCGCTTCTATCGCAATATCCGGGGAAGCATCGGCACAGGTTGTTGCTGAAACGCAAAATGAAGATTCTTTGCCTTCATTTGCTTCCAAACAGGAAAATGGTTTCTCCGTCCTGCAGTCCGATGCAGCAACCAACGGCGCCAATTCAGCCATCAATGCTACAACCTTTGAATCGGCCCTGAACAGTGGTATTCACGGCTCTCCAACAGCCCAACAGGGGAACCAACCGCTGCAGGCAGCTCCTGTCGAATCAGCTAGCATACGTTTGGCATCCGGGGAGTTCCTCAGTGAGAACCAAATCGTCGACCAGGTACTGGAACGCATCTCCGTCGAGCGTGTTGGAGACCAGAGCCGAATTGTGGTCAAGATGAACCCGGAAGAGCTTGGCGAGGTCAAGCTGGCCCTCACTATGGAAAAGGATCAACTTCGAGCCCAGCTGCTGACCCAAAACCATCAAGTTCAGGAAATTCTGGAGAAACACCTGCCTAAACTGCATGAAGCACTCAATCAGCAAGGGATTAAACTCGAAGACATCCAGGTCGGGGTCGATTCCAATCGACATTCCGGTCGGGAGGCCTTTGCCGACCATCGCCAACCTGATACGTTCCACCGGCATCAAAATGCTCCCACTGGCAGCGTAAACAACGACCCGGTGCATACCACCGCATCCGCGCGTTCCGTTTCGACGGAAGGCCTCAGCCTGCGCATTTAA
- a CDS encoding flagellar hook assembly protein FlgD gives MSTIADISGSSSSGQLSAITGSSSLGKEDFLTLLVAQLQNQDPLNPSDPTEFTAQLAQYSSLEQLMSVNENIENLASTSQNQQQLSALGLIGREVVVEQGEFQLGDSDVTLGYQLDAQADRVELHVQDSRGKSLAVIKPAEMTAGSHFVSWDGTDSNGLPIAKGDYTLSVLALDADEEGISNQPLIKGQVTGVDLDGSQSTLVTNAGSYSLNKVKSIREL, from the coding sequence ATGTCAACTATCGCCGACATAAGCGGCAGCTCCAGTTCCGGCCAACTCTCGGCCATTACCGGCAGCTCCAGCCTCGGCAAGGAAGATTTTCTGACCTTGCTCGTCGCCCAGCTGCAAAACCAGGACCCACTCAACCCGTCCGACCCCACCGAGTTCACGGCGCAACTGGCTCAATACAGTTCCCTGGAACAACTGATGTCGGTCAATGAAAATATTGAAAACCTGGCCAGTACCTCTCAGAACCAGCAGCAGCTCTCCGCTCTGGGATTAATCGGCCGGGAAGTCGTCGTTGAACAAGGCGAGTTCCAGTTGGGAGACAGCGATGTCACCCTGGGTTATCAACTCGATGCCCAGGCCGACCGAGTGGAACTTCACGTCCAGGACAGCCGCGGCAAAAGCCTGGCGGTAATTAAACCGGCCGAAATGACGGCCGGCAGCCACTTCGTCAGCTGGGATGGCACTGACAGTAACGGCCTGCCCATCGCTAAGGGCGACTACACCCTGTCGGTCCTGGCCCTCGACGCCGATGAAGAGGGGATCAGCAACCAACCGCTGATCAAGGGACAGGTGACCGGGGTCGATCTCGACGGATCGCAAAGTACCCTGGTTACCAACGCAGGCAGTTATTCGCTCAACAAAGTCAAAAGCATCAGGGAGCTTTGA
- a CDS encoding TIGR02530 family flagellar biosynthesis protein encodes MSDKITLIPQPIVPPSARTGGKINRQNKPSGASFDEVFSKELKNSEIGFSRHAQQRMASRNIDLSQTELARLNEAVGQVRAKGGRDSLVMLNDNALIVSVKNNQVVTVVDKDSLKDNVFTKIDSAIIA; translated from the coding sequence ATGAGCGATAAAATCACCCTGATCCCACAACCAATCGTGCCGCCCTCCGCAAGGACCGGCGGAAAGATCAATCGACAGAATAAACCGTCCGGAGCGTCCTTTGACGAGGTATTCAGCAAAGAGCTGAAAAACAGCGAAATCGGCTTTTCCCGGCACGCCCAGCAACGTATGGCCAGTCGCAATATCGACCTCTCACAAACAGAACTTGCCCGACTGAATGAAGCTGTCGGCCAGGTTCGAGCCAAAGGAGGGCGCGACTCCCTGGTGATGCTCAACGACAATGCGTTGATCGTCAGTGTCAAAAACAACCAGGTGGTCACCGTGGTCGACAAAGACAGCCTTAAAGACAACGTTTTTACCAAAATCGACAGCGCAATCATCGCTTAA
- a CDS encoding flagellar hook protein FlgE has translation MAISSSLYSGISGLNTNGNAMAVIGNNIANTNTIGFKSSRAVFSDLLSASINGSGGASQVGRGTGLSSVDNIFGQGTFESTESNTDMAIEGNGMFVLREPSNTTNYYSRAGAFRFNGDGYLVNPEGFRVQGKEFDANGNLSAGDPTDVQVNINTGIPASMTANMTLSTNLDANSAAVSATERINGVSIPSAAVLAGATVTATLTVDDDGGTPYAAADLSGDIGGYAVGTLTRIDSTTYTVDFTVAVDTADPSTLTPNASIMTDTFSVDDPASYNYASSTTVYDSLGNTHMLTTYFTKVADNTWDYNIVDENNNTVASSGGTPLTYDTGGEQTGGGTITVSGLNWGGGTTVQDIALSLDTTQYANESQVLSQDQDGYGAGNLMKISIDETGTVTANYSNGERIKVSQIVLAKFANFNGLTKQGQNLFSATDAAGPPRTGIPGPELGNLFTNALEQSTVDLAAEFVKMITTQRGFQANSRVITTTDEMLGELINLKR, from the coding sequence ATGGCTATCTCAAGTTCACTTTACAGTGGCATCAGCGGCCTGAATACAAACGGCAATGCCATGGCGGTTATCGGCAACAATATCGCCAACACCAACACCATCGGCTTCAAATCCAGTCGCGCAGTCTTTTCCGACCTGCTCTCCGCTAGCATCAACGGTTCCGGCGGCGCTTCCCAGGTCGGCCGCGGTACCGGCCTGTCCAGCGTCGACAACATTTTCGGCCAGGGCACCTTTGAAAGCACCGAGTCGAATACCGATATGGCCATCGAAGGAAACGGAATGTTCGTGTTGCGCGAACCATCCAACACCACCAACTACTACTCCCGTGCCGGTGCCTTTCGTTTCAACGGCGATGGCTACCTGGTCAATCCTGAAGGGTTTCGGGTGCAAGGCAAAGAATTCGACGCCAACGGCAACCTGAGCGCCGGTGACCCCACCGACGTGCAGGTGAACATCAACACGGGTATCCCTGCCAGCATGACCGCCAATATGACCCTGTCGACCAACCTGGACGCCAACTCCGCCGCCGTCAGCGCCACCGAACGCATCAACGGCGTCTCCATTCCGAGCGCTGCCGTACTTGCAGGCGCTACAGTCACCGCAACCCTCACTGTTGATGATGACGGAGGGACTCCTTACGCCGCCGCCGATCTCTCCGGCGACATCGGCGGTTACGCCGTAGGCACCCTTACCCGGATCGACAGTACCACCTACACAGTTGACTTTACCGTCGCCGTCGACACTGCGGACCCCAGCACCCTGACGCCCAACGCTTCCATTATGACCGACACCTTTTCTGTCGACGATCCGGCCAGCTACAACTACGCCTCATCGACCACGGTCTACGATTCCCTCGGTAACACCCACATGCTCACCACCTACTTCACCAAAGTGGCTGACAACACCTGGGATTACAATATTGTCGACGAAAACAACAACACCGTCGCCAGTTCCGGTGGCACGCCGCTGACCTACGATACCGGAGGTGAACAAACCGGCGGCGGAACGATTACGGTCAGCGGACTTAACTGGGGCGGCGGTACCACCGTACAGGACATTGCCCTCAGCCTTGACACCACCCAGTACGCTAATGAATCGCAAGTTCTATCCCAGGATCAGGATGGCTACGGCGCCGGCAACCTGATGAAAATCAGCATCGACGAAACGGGCACCGTGACCGCCAACTACTCTAATGGCGAACGAATCAAAGTATCCCAAATCGTACTGGCCAAGTTCGCCAATTTCAACGGCCTGACCAAGCAGGGGCAAAACCTGTTTTCCGCCACCGACGCCGCCGGACCACCCCGTACGGGGATCCCGGGCCCGGAACTGGGCAACCTGTTTACCAACGCCCTGGAGCAGTCGACGGTTGACCTGGCGGCAGAATTCGTCAAAATGATTACCACCCAACGTGGTTTTCAGGCTAACTCACGGGTCATCACCACCACCGATGAGATGCTTGGCGAATTGATTAATCTCAAGCGGTAA
- a CDS encoding motility protein A, translating into MDLSTIVGIVAAFGLMVMAIVQGGSIMLFVNTPSLIIVIGGTIGATLVNYPFSDVMSTLSVIKKAFKTQKASSSSRIEQLIRFAGKARKEGVLSLQSVISEVNDPFFIKGLQMAVDGQEPDNLKEMLDREIEYIEERHGKGANILLAVGGIAPAMGMIGTLIGLVQMLQTMNDPSSIGPAMAVALLTTFYGAVIANVLCMPLAGKLKNRSADEILDKTLVAEGMKSILEGENPRIIEQKLHAFVAPKERQSNFGKKG; encoded by the coding sequence ATGGATCTCTCGACCATAGTTGGTATCGTTGCCGCCTTCGGCCTGATGGTGATGGCCATTGTGCAGGGTGGCAGCATCATGTTGTTTGTCAACACCCCGTCGTTGATCATCGTTATCGGCGGTACCATCGGCGCCACCCTGGTCAATTACCCCTTCAGCGATGTTATGAGCACCTTATCGGTCATAAAAAAGGCCTTTAAAACTCAAAAAGCCTCCTCTTCCAGCCGTATTGAACAACTCATCCGCTTCGCCGGCAAAGCCCGCAAGGAAGGGGTTCTGTCCCTGCAATCCGTAATCAGCGAGGTAAACGATCCATTTTTCATCAAAGGTCTGCAAATGGCTGTCGATGGCCAGGAACCGGACAACCTCAAGGAAATGCTCGATCGAGAAATTGAATATATCGAGGAACGCCACGGAAAAGGAGCGAACATTCTGCTGGCAGTCGGTGGTATCGCCCCGGCAATGGGCATGATCGGCACCCTGATCGGTCTGGTGCAGATGCTGCAGACCATGAACGACCCTTCCAGTATCGGCCCGGCCATGGCGGTCGCCCTCTTGACCACCTTTTATGGAGCCGTTATCGCCAACGTTCTATGCATGCCCTTGGCGGGCAAACTCAAGAACCGCTCGGCCGACGAAATTCTCGATAAAACATTGGTCGCCGAAGGGATGAAATCCATTCTGGAAGGTGAAAACCCGCGAATCATCGAGCAGAAACTGCATGCCTTCGTCGCCCCCAAGGAACGTCAGTCGAATTTCGGAAAAAAGGGATAG
- a CDS encoding flagellar motor protein MotB — translation MARKKKADEGGGGAPAWLVTYSDLVTLLLTFFVLLLSMANMDKMKFNDALGSLKGAFGLSGSVGKIDITKPKVISFAPMDDDFINRLYQKVNTALTRLRIDKDIDLVKDRGAVVLRVKESILFDSGSTLLKAEAHSILRKIAALVKPLPLNMRIEGHTDDLSSANPQSSNWDLSVQRAVSTLKFFASEKLIPLERMSAVGYGAQQPIVPNTSNEQRALNRRVEFVLESLGHYKKELPYLIDANDQLPF, via the coding sequence ATGGCCCGCAAGAAAAAAGCTGATGAAGGCGGCGGGGGAGCCCCAGCATGGCTGGTTACCTATAGTGACCTGGTCACCCTGCTGCTGACCTTTTTCGTATTGCTGCTGTCCATGGCCAACATGGATAAAATGAAATTTAACGATGCCCTCGGCTCCCTGAAAGGGGCCTTCGGTTTATCCGGCAGCGTCGGCAAAATCGATATAACAAAACCGAAAGTCATCAGTTTTGCGCCCATGGACGATGATTTCATCAACCGGCTCTATCAAAAGGTCAACACGGCTCTCACGCGGCTGCGCATCGACAAGGATATTGACCTGGTCAAGGACCGCGGGGCCGTCGTATTGCGTGTTAAAGAATCGATTCTGTTCGACTCCGGGTCAACGCTTCTCAAGGCCGAAGCCCATTCAATCTTAAGAAAAATTGCCGCCTTGGTTAAGCCCCTGCCGCTGAACATGCGCATCGAGGGGCATACGGATGATTTATCCTCAGCAAACCCGCAGTCGTCCAACTGGGATCTGTCAGTGCAAAGAGCGGTCAGCACCCTTAAGTTTTTTGCCAGCGAAAAACTTATCCCTTTAGAGCGGATGTCGGCGGTTGGTTACGGTGCTCAACAACCTATCGTTCCTAATACCAGCAACGAACAACGTGCTCTGAACCGGAGGGTTGAATTTGTGCTGGAGAGCCTGGGCCACTACAAAAAGGAACTCCCCTATTTGATCGATGCAAATGACCAACTACCTTTCTAA
- a CDS encoding flagellar basal body-associated FliL family protein, translated as MADKETSTEAGAEKKSKKMLFIIIAAAVLLLGGGAAAFFLLKGDDPNAAALQAPDAAPTTTAPSAAGAIGPMVEIEPFIINILDEEGTRYLKAAITLEANNEPVVEEITQRMPQIRDAILLLVGNKTFGELADLQGKLQLRSEIRERLNKILTGGRVQKIYFTEFVVQ; from the coding sequence ATGGCTGACAAGGAGACCAGCACCGAAGCCGGTGCCGAAAAAAAATCAAAAAAGATGCTGTTTATTATTATCGCCGCAGCAGTCCTCTTGCTTGGCGGAGGTGCCGCAGCCTTTTTCTTGCTCAAAGGAGATGATCCGAACGCTGCAGCACTCCAGGCACCGGATGCTGCCCCCACCACCACGGCACCAAGTGCAGCCGGGGCCATCGGTCCCATGGTGGAGATTGAGCCGTTCATTATCAACATTCTCGATGAGGAGGGCACCCGCTATCTGAAGGCCGCCATTACCCTCGAAGCCAATAATGAGCCTGTTGTTGAAGAAATCACCCAGCGCATGCCGCAAATCCGCGATGCAATCCTGTTGCTGGTTGGCAATAAGACCTTCGGGGAACTAGCCGACCTGCAGGGTAAATTACAGTTGCGCAGCGAAATTCGCGAACGCCTGAACAAAATTCTGACAGGTGGACGCGTTCAAAAAATTTATTTTACCGAATTTGTCGTCCAGTAG